In Sulfurovum xiamenensis, a genomic segment contains:
- the msrB gene encoding peptide-methionine (R)-S-oxide reductase MsrB — protein sequence MAYRITLDKEKLEKELTPLEYNVCLNHGTEAPFQNEFWDSKKEGIYSCKCCGTPLFSSETKFDSGTGWPSYFQPINEDDIEEIEDTSHGMVRVEVRCGACGCHLGHVFPDGPAPTYKRYCINSASLNFKENA from the coding sequence ATGGCTTATAGAATAACATTAGATAAAGAAAAATTAGAAAAAGAGTTAACTCCGCTAGAATATAATGTATGCTTGAACCACGGTACCGAAGCACCGTTTCAAAATGAATTCTGGGACTCAAAAAAAGAGGGGATCTACAGCTGTAAATGTTGTGGTACACCACTCTTTTCTTCAGAGACAAAATTTGATTCAGGTACAGGCTGGCCAAGCTACTTTCAACCCATCAACGAAGACGATATAGAAGAGATCGAAGATACCAGTCATGGTATGGTTCGTGTAGAAGTACGCTGTGGTGCATGCGGTTGTCATTTAGGGCATGTCTTCCCTGATGGTCCGGCACCTACCTACAAGCGATACTGTATCAATTCTGCATCTTTGAATTTTAAAGAAAATGCATAA
- a CDS encoding YkgJ family cysteine cluster protein — protein MEVMTHEQYNFKFNPNACEACGGHCCTGESGYIWAKYCEIEKMAEFVNLSVEDFATMYLRKVKHRYSLIEKKLAEDNYACIFFDESMKRCSIYPVRPLQCRTFPFWEQFKNDEEEVRKECPGIV, from the coding sequence ATGGAAGTCATGACACATGAACAGTACAATTTTAAATTTAACCCCAATGCATGCGAAGCGTGTGGGGGACACTGTTGTACGGGAGAGAGCGGCTATATCTGGGCTAAATATTGTGAGATAGAGAAAATGGCAGAGTTCGTTAACCTTAGTGTAGAAGATTTTGCTACAATGTATCTCAGAAAAGTGAAGCATCGCTACTCTTTGATAGAAAAGAAACTGGCAGAAGATAACTATGCTTGCATATTTTTTGATGAGTCGATGAAACGCTGCTCCATTTATCCTGTACGGCCTTTACAATGTCGTACTTTCCCTTTTTGGGAACAGTTTAAAAATGATGAAGAAGAGGTACGTAAAGAGTGTCCTGGTATCGTATAG
- a CDS encoding tRNA (cytidine(34)-2'-O)-methyltransferase, with product MFNIVLVEPQIPQNTGTIGRLCVNLGATLHLIKPLGFDIDDKAVKRAGLDYWQHLDLVVWESFEAYLKAHPITQNSYMATTKTDNLYFNAPFKKGDHILFGSETRGINEQVLLDNPEQCITIPMGGKGRSLNLGVSVGIVIYDALRQNYEGFEKITIANTLEQ from the coding sequence ATGTTTAATATTGTTTTAGTAGAACCTCAGATTCCTCAGAATACAGGTACTATAGGCCGTCTTTGTGTCAATTTGGGTGCGACACTGCATCTCATCAAACCGCTTGGATTTGACATTGATGATAAAGCGGTAAAGCGTGCTGGGTTGGATTATTGGCAGCATTTAGACTTGGTGGTTTGGGAGAGTTTTGAGGCGTATCTTAAAGCACATCCTATCACCCAAAACAGTTATATGGCTACAACGAAAACAGATAATCTTTACTTCAACGCACCATTTAAAAAGGGTGATCACATTCTCTTTGGCTCTGAGACAAGAGGGATCAATGAACAAGTGCTACTTGACAATCCAGAGCAGTGTATCACCATTCCTATGGGTGGGAAAGGCAGAAGTTTGAACCTTGGTGTGAGTGTGGGTATCGTCATCTATGATGCACTGCGTCAAAACTATGAAGGGTTTGAGAAGATCACCATAGCCAATACACTGGAGCAATAA
- the mnmC gene encoding FAD-dependent 5-carboxymethylaminomethyl-2-thiouridine(34) oxidoreductase MnmC, with the protein MLNAYDTIIIGAGIAGASTAYVLTQKGQKVLVLDKKGIASGGSGAAGAFVSPKIGKGSPLQTLTNEAFSFAKDFYLTTCPSHFHQTGVIRIPKDEADAQKFTEYAPFNENRYEKYSSEQLQAQGIGVAFESFYFPEAGVCDAKEVCEALLSDITVIKQEVKEIIQKDGWWYVGEYSAQNLVLATGYESDLADLRYMGIKGTWGTRGDFTSTLSLGVSMHQSISVGANIDGIIKLGATHEKRVKEVVPCKEEQALLLKEKASSMIDTSDLELKEVFCGMRSGSKDYFPLVGKVIDVPFMLEKYPAIMRGSKPEMKYVDHLYILNGLGGRGFVFAPLMAKVLAECIVEGKEVDARVAPDRLFLKWCRKSTELDALR; encoded by the coding sequence ATGTTAAATGCTTATGATACTATCATTATCGGTGCAGGTATCGCAGGTGCCTCTACAGCCTATGTACTGACACAAAAAGGCCAAAAAGTACTTGTGCTTGATAAAAAAGGTATCGCTTCTGGTGGCTCTGGAGCAGCAGGGGCTTTTGTCTCTCCTAAGATAGGCAAGGGGTCGCCTCTCCAGACACTTACGAATGAAGCTTTCTCTTTTGCCAAAGATTTTTATCTTACGACCTGTCCTTCCCATTTTCATCAGACCGGTGTGATACGCATCCCTAAAGATGAGGCGGATGCTCAAAAGTTTACTGAGTATGCACCTTTTAATGAAAACAGATATGAAAAGTACTCATCTGAACAACTTCAAGCACAAGGTATAGGTGTTGCGTTTGAGAGTTTTTATTTCCCCGAGGCGGGGGTATGTGATGCAAAAGAGGTGTGTGAAGCTTTACTCTCAGACATCACAGTCATAAAGCAGGAAGTAAAAGAGATCATACAAAAAGATGGATGGTGGTATGTGGGTGAGTACAGTGCTCAAAATCTCGTGTTGGCAACAGGATATGAGAGTGACCTGGCCGACTTACGTTATATGGGCATCAAAGGTACATGGGGGACCAGAGGAGACTTCACTTCTACGCTCTCGTTAGGTGTCAGTATGCATCAGTCTATCTCTGTGGGTGCCAACATAGATGGCATCATCAAACTGGGTGCCACACATGAGAAAAGAGTGAAAGAAGTGGTCCCCTGCAAGGAAGAACAGGCACTGCTGCTAAAAGAGAAAGCCTCTTCCATGATCGATACATCGGACCTGGAACTCAAAGAAGTGTTTTGTGGTATGCGATCAGGGTCTAAAGATTATTTTCCTTTGGTAGGGAAGGTGATAGATGTACCTTTCATGCTAGAAAAATATCCAGCCATCATGCGTGGTAGTAAGCCTGAGATGAAGTATGTAGATCATTTATATATTTTGAATGGTCTAGGGGGAAGAGGGTTTGTTTTTGCACCGCTTATGGCAAAGGTCTTGGCTGAATGTATCGTTGAAGGAAAAGAGGTGGATGCCAGAGTAGCCCCTGACAGACTTTTTTTGAAATGGTGCCGTAAGAGTACGGAGTTGGACGCTTTACGTTAA
- a CDS encoding tetratricopeptide repeat protein, whose amino-acid sequence MSWYRIALPLLMVFIFSTVMSSAKEIMKISEDELIMRGLLYDEYKAYENSYQVYKRLYDDTGEEIYLFKEATSALMSRNHILESITRLKRWDKVNPNRIEVRRLLIPLYLTIRQVKNATIEAEHLLEQSKEPMDLDLASNSFLYAGKFKRALDLLNRVYETVPREEILLRMVDIMDEFTGESKKAIQLLETHRRMNIVSHDVYVKLLLLYQKEKDIDGILGTYKALYKQDNDEQYLTKIIDAYIYKRDIDGAITFLEADQSRNDILYELYKTKKYFSKALALVDKLYEEDQNSKWIAEKGVLIFENSEDKNDKKMIQDVISHFEKAIALGNDDSIYLNYYGYTLIDKEVNVKKGINVIENALIQQPDNIYYLDSLAWGYYKQRKCDKAYKLMKRVVDEEGLEEPEIIEHWNAIRQCK is encoded by the coding sequence GTGTCCTGGTATCGTATAGCATTACCCTTATTGATGGTATTTATCTTTAGCACTGTGATGAGCTCTGCCAAAGAGATCATGAAGATCAGTGAAGATGAACTCATCATGAGAGGACTTTTATATGATGAATATAAAGCCTATGAAAACAGTTATCAAGTCTATAAAAGACTCTATGATGATACGGGAGAAGAGATCTATCTCTTTAAAGAGGCCACTTCCGCATTGATGAGCAGAAATCATATTTTGGAGAGTATCACACGTTTAAAAAGATGGGATAAGGTAAATCCAAACAGAATTGAAGTGCGTCGTTTACTTATTCCTCTTTATCTCACGATAAGACAAGTGAAAAATGCGACAATAGAAGCAGAACATTTACTTGAACAGTCAAAAGAACCTATGGATCTGGATCTGGCATCCAATTCATTTTTATATGCCGGAAAATTTAAAAGAGCATTAGATCTTTTAAATAGGGTCTATGAAACAGTGCCTAGAGAAGAGATATTGCTCCGTATGGTTGATATCATGGATGAATTTACAGGGGAAAGTAAAAAGGCTATACAGTTACTTGAAACGCATCGTCGTATGAATATCGTGAGTCATGATGTCTATGTGAAGTTGCTTTTGCTTTATCAAAAAGAAAAAGATATTGACGGTATTTTAGGGACCTATAAAGCATTATATAAACAAGACAATGACGAGCAATATTTGACAAAGATCATAGATGCCTATATCTACAAAAGAGATATTGACGGTGCTATCACTTTTTTGGAAGCAGACCAAAGCAGAAACGATATACTTTATGAACTCTATAAGACAAAAAAATATTTTTCTAAAGCATTAGCGCTTGTCGATAAACTTTATGAGGAAGATCAGAATTCAAAGTGGATAGCAGAGAAGGGTGTACTTATTTTTGAGAACTCAGAAGATAAAAATGATAAAAAAATGATACAAGATGTGATCTCTCATTTTGAAAAAGCGATTGCGTTAGGGAATGATGACAGTATTTACCTCAATTATTATGGCTATACACTGATAGATAAAGAGGTCAATGTTAAAAAAGGTATCAATGTGATAGAGAATGCATTGATCCAGCAGCCTGACAACATCTATTATTTAGACTCTTTGGCATGGGGATACTATAAACAGCGTAAGTGTGATAAAGCCTATAAACTGATGAAAAGAGTCGTCGATGAAGAGGGATTGGAAGAACCTGAGATCATAGAACATTGGAATGCTATCAGACAGTGTAAATAA
- the glyS gene encoding glycine--tRNA ligase subunit beta, which produces MTQALLIEIGVEELPAIPLLKIVNNIEKSWANILTEYNLSNDFEFIYTPRRLVLKHVAMPVSQEDTTVEFFGPPMVAAVKDGEPTQAAQGFARKCGVSFGELGRAEKNGKEVLYFKKEEKGSETVSLLQEMLGKWLASMSFGKMMRWGSRTDEFIRPLRWLQVRLGERSVPVELFGVKSDTKTYVHRMVTYDAVEVPTIDAYEGLLDECAVMLYPEDREAKILAEFDALESTHNIIIERDRELLAEVVAITENPKALVGSFDELFLELPPEVIITSMKEHQRYFPVFEHGKIANKFVVVSNAYTDDYSKVIAGNERVLKPRLADGLFFYKNDLKNGLSIDGLEKVQFIDGLGTLSDKIKRENNIAIRLLALYMDRVESTTEKSSTVLEKAMDKAINLAKADLMSEMVYEFTELQGLMGYYYAKALGEEELVYNAIKEQYMPVGEGAELPSSVFSSIVAMSIKLDTLFGLFSVGKIPTGSKDPFALRRAVNGIVRIVTVYDLPFNIDDIIALLKGNYEEFDTNLLSEFIIERINKSLDANPSVIASVLASGERDINEIAKKVSALNNIVSSDAFKEQFTTFKRVANISKDVDLESSMEIDVALFKEDAEVTLYNAYEKVINSTYSNYKEELEALFGLKRELDAYFDDVLVNTEDEALQQNRLHTIGSIYKTFRNIADIKEISI; this is translated from the coding sequence ATGACACAAGCACTACTCATCGAAATCGGTGTAGAAGAATTACCGGCTATACCACTACTTAAAATCGTGAATAACATTGAAAAATCTTGGGCAAACATACTTACAGAGTACAACCTTAGTAATGATTTTGAATTTATCTATACTCCTAGAAGATTGGTCCTTAAACATGTTGCAATGCCAGTCAGTCAGGAAGATACTACAGTAGAGTTTTTTGGTCCTCCAATGGTTGCTGCAGTAAAAGATGGTGAGCCTACACAAGCAGCCCAGGGATTCGCCCGTAAATGTGGTGTAAGCTTTGGTGAACTTGGTCGTGCAGAAAAGAATGGTAAAGAGGTACTTTATTTCAAAAAAGAAGAGAAAGGATCCGAAACGGTTTCTCTTCTTCAGGAGATGTTAGGTAAATGGCTGGCTTCGATGTCCTTTGGAAAGATGATGCGTTGGGGATCTAGAACAGATGAGTTCATCCGACCTCTTAGATGGCTTCAGGTAAGACTCGGAGAGCGCTCTGTTCCTGTAGAACTTTTTGGTGTAAAGTCAGATACAAAGACCTATGTACACCGTATGGTGACCTATGATGCAGTAGAGGTGCCTACGATAGATGCTTATGAAGGCCTATTGGATGAGTGTGCAGTGATGCTGTATCCTGAAGATCGTGAAGCGAAGATCTTGGCTGAATTCGATGCTTTGGAGTCGACGCATAATATCATTATAGAACGGGATAGAGAACTCTTGGCTGAAGTTGTCGCTATCACAGAGAACCCTAAAGCACTTGTAGGATCTTTTGATGAACTTTTTTTAGAACTCCCGCCAGAAGTGATCATTACTTCTATGAAAGAACACCAGCGTTATTTCCCTGTCTTTGAACATGGAAAAATAGCAAACAAGTTTGTGGTTGTTTCCAATGCCTATACAGATGATTACAGTAAAGTAATCGCAGGAAATGAACGTGTACTTAAACCACGTTTGGCTGATGGACTCTTCTTCTACAAAAATGACCTTAAAAATGGATTGAGTATCGATGGCCTTGAAAAAGTGCAGTTCATCGATGGTCTGGGGACACTTTCAGACAAGATCAAAAGAGAAAACAATATCGCGATCAGACTGCTAGCCCTTTACATGGATAGAGTAGAATCAACTACTGAGAAAAGTTCTACGGTACTTGAAAAAGCCATGGATAAAGCTATAAACCTTGCAAAAGCAGACCTTATGAGTGAAATGGTGTACGAGTTTACAGAGCTGCAGGGACTCATGGGGTATTATTATGCCAAAGCACTGGGTGAAGAAGAGCTGGTATATAACGCGATAAAAGAGCAGTATATGCCAGTGGGTGAGGGTGCTGAACTTCCAAGTTCTGTATTCTCATCTATTGTAGCAATGAGTATTAAACTGGATACACTCTTTGGACTCTTCAGCGTGGGGAAAATCCCTACAGGTTCTAAAGATCCTTTTGCGTTACGTCGTGCGGTGAACGGTATTGTACGAATTGTGACAGTGTATGATCTACCTTTCAACATTGATGATATCATCGCGTTGCTCAAAGGCAATTATGAAGAGTTTGATACCAACCTCTTAAGTGAATTCATTATAGAACGTATCAACAAGTCACTAGATGCCAATCCATCGGTCATCGCTTCTGTACTTGCTTCAGGTGAAAGAGATATCAATGAGATAGCGAAAAAAGTCTCTGCACTCAATAACATCGTAAGCAGTGATGCATTTAAAGAGCAGTTTACTACCTTTAAACGTGTAGCGAATATCTCTAAAGATGTAGACCTTGAGTCAAGCATGGAAATTGATGTCGCATTGTTTAAAGAAGATGCTGAAGTCACACTCTATAATGCGTATGAAAAAGTGATCAATTCTACCTACAGTAACTATAAAGAAGAACTTGAAGCACTCTTTGGACTCAAACGTGAACTTGATGCTTATTTTGATGATGTGCTTGTGAATACAGAAGATGAAGCGTTACAACAAAATAGACTTCATACGATAGGGTCTATCTATAAAACATTTAGAAATATTGCGGATATCAAAGAGATATCAATTTAA
- a CDS encoding tetratricopeptide repeat protein produces MTTFQLLLLIIAGGVFYLFFKQLFSGNHPKRGVDFEAKVADEQIGGINRPDKTFSTPEVQPTRMEQLLQMTDEAVAKEDFEEAKKALGSALIIDENNTEVLQRMGYVYMQTGEYEEAKESYEKLLTLDDTDDMAHVSLANVLHKLGDEEGAEKHHERAIALDPEYPPHHFNYANTLYDLGRKQEALVGYTKAYKLDNTLDEAKKMIKELESNNG; encoded by the coding sequence ATGACAACATTTCAACTATTACTTCTTATTATCGCAGGAGGAGTATTTTATCTTTTTTTTAAACAACTTTTTTCAGGAAATCACCCTAAAAGAGGGGTGGATTTCGAAGCGAAAGTAGCAGATGAACAAATAGGTGGTATCAACCGTCCCGACAAAACATTTTCTACACCTGAAGTACAGCCTACACGTATGGAACAACTGTTACAAATGACAGATGAAGCAGTGGCAAAAGAAGATTTTGAAGAAGCAAAAAAAGCATTAGGTTCGGCACTGATCATCGATGAGAATAATACTGAAGTGCTTCAGAGAATGGGTTACGTCTATATGCAGACAGGTGAATATGAAGAAGCCAAAGAGAGTTATGAAAAGCTTTTGACCCTAGATGATACGGATGATATGGCACATGTATCACTTGCGAATGTGCTCCATAAACTTGGAGATGAAGAGGGTGCGGAAAAACACCATGAACGTGCGATTGCTTTGGATCCTGAGTATCCACCGCACCACTTTAACTATGCAAATACTTTATATGATCTTGGACGTAAACAAGAAGCACTGGTAGGTTATACAAAGGCATACAAATTGGATAATACATTGGATGAAGCGAAAAAAATGATAAAAGAATTGGAGAGTAATAATGGGTAG
- the trpC gene encoding indole-3-glycerol phosphate synthase TrpC: MAQILDEIIKKTKSDLEKRKVDYPEEWLGRSLSFNPFIPKDVKSALRATEENPYRIIAEVKKASPSKGIIREDFNPVEIAQAYEKGGADSLSILTEPHFFKGDKEYLGMVRRYVNLPLLRKDFIVDKYQVLEALAFGADYILLIAMALSRKELKELHDYARHLGLDVLVEVHNKTDLVKAIFAGADIIGINHRNLETFEMDMSLSEKLIPLIPNGKIIVAESGINDHETVVELSKIGADAFLVGEHFMRQDDITAAIKALKYGN, from the coding sequence ATGGCTCAAATATTAGATGAAATCATTAAAAAAACAAAATCAGATCTAGAAAAAAGAAAGGTAGACTACCCAGAAGAGTGGTTGGGACGTTCTCTCTCTTTTAACCCATTTATCCCTAAAGATGTGAAAAGTGCTTTACGCGCTACGGAAGAAAATCCTTACCGTATCATTGCTGAAGTAAAAAAAGCGAGTCCAAGTAAAGGGATCATCCGTGAAGACTTCAATCCTGTAGAGATAGCACAAGCCTATGAAAAGGGTGGAGCTGATTCTCTTTCCATACTGACGGAACCACACTTTTTTAAAGGTGACAAAGAGTATCTGGGAATGGTACGCCGTTATGTCAATCTCCCATTGCTCAGAAAAGATTTCATAGTGGATAAATATCAGGTACTTGAAGCATTGGCATTTGGAGCAGATTATATCTTGCTTATCGCTATGGCACTGAGTCGTAAAGAGCTCAAAGAGTTGCATGACTATGCACGTCATTTAGGTCTGGATGTATTGGTGGAAGTACATAATAAAACAGACCTTGTCAAAGCGATCTTCGCTGGGGCAGATATCATCGGGATCAACCATCGAAACCTTGAAACATTTGAGATGGACATGAGTTTGAGTGAAAAATTGATACCGTTGATTCCAAATGGTAAGATCATTGTGGCTGAGTCCGGTATCAATGATCATGAGACAGTCGTAGAACTTTCCAAAATAGGTGCAGATGCATTTTTGGTCGGTGAGCATTTTATGAGACAGGATGATATTACTGCGGCTATTAAAGCTTTGAAGTATGGGAATTAA
- a CDS encoding arginyltransferase: protein MNEELDLLNPPSTDFSMLDYDCAYIPGNKVRMNYKYVSHASKKFATAVIARGWRRFGKYFFHPICNGCNECKSVRIDVNNYHYTKSQKKAIKRNADTQIIIQKPSLTDAHIHLYNKYHSFKHEKDQWQHRNISHREYHENFVDGAHDYGKEVLYIRDGKLIGVDLIDILDDGISSIYFYYDPDYARLSLGTYSLLYQIQLAHVLELPWIYLGYWVEECKAFAYKPKFQPQEILDGFPHVTEEPDWENWDLT, encoded by the coding sequence ATGAACGAAGAACTAGATCTACTCAACCCGCCATCAACAGATTTTTCAATGCTGGACTACGATTGTGCATACATACCTGGAAATAAGGTACGTATGAACTATAAGTATGTTTCCCATGCAAGTAAAAAATTTGCCACTGCTGTAATAGCAAGAGGATGGAGACGTTTTGGAAAGTACTTCTTCCACCCTATCTGTAATGGGTGTAATGAGTGTAAAAGTGTACGTATAGATGTCAATAACTATCACTACACCAAATCACAAAAAAAAGCAATTAAACGGAATGCCGACACGCAGATCATTATTCAAAAACCCAGTCTGACCGATGCACATATTCATCTCTACAATAAATACCACTCTTTTAAACATGAAAAAGACCAGTGGCAGCACCGTAATATTTCACATCGGGAATACCATGAGAACTTTGTAGATGGTGCACATGATTACGGGAAAGAAGTACTCTATATCAGAGATGGTAAACTCATCGGCGTTGACCTCATCGATATACTCGATGACGGTATCAGTTCTATATACTTTTACTATGACCCTGATTATGCGAGACTATCACTTGGGACCTATTCACTGCTCTATCAGATACAATTGGCCCATGTACTTGAACTGCCTTGGATCTACTTGGGGTACTGGGTTGAGGAGTGTAAAGCGTTTGCTTACAAGCCAAAGTTCCAGCCCCAAGAGATACTGGACGGTTTCCCGCATGTTACAGAGGAACCTGACTGGGAAAATTGGGATTTAACGTAA
- the pdxA gene encoding 4-hydroxythreonine-4-phosphate dehydrogenase, translated as MSRKKVAISVGDLNGIGIQLALENHTTISKEVEVVYCIDRNMLEQAAKKLNLPIPADFQTMEDIAEHFEIEPGVVSKESGAYAYASFVRAVELARNKEIDAITTLPIHKKAWELAGVAYKGHTDALRDFFDAEAIMMLGSPKMYVALFTEHIPLKEVAGSINEKALTRFLIDFYRTAKPSTEVGVLGLNPHAGDDGVLGTEERIIEKAIENAHKELGTEIFSAPLVPDVAFTPRVRANYTHYIAMYHDQGLAPLKALYFDEGINVSLNLPILRTSVDHGTAFDIAYKGVELSSLSYLNAVKYISDN; from the coding sequence ATGTCAAGAAAAAAAGTAGCCATATCTGTCGGTGATCTCAATGGTATAGGTATACAGCTGGCTCTTGAGAATCATACCACTATCTCTAAAGAGGTAGAAGTTGTCTACTGCATAGACAGAAACATGCTGGAACAGGCAGCCAAAAAGTTGAACCTGCCCATACCTGCTGATTTTCAAACCATGGAAGATATTGCAGAGCACTTTGAGATAGAGCCAGGAGTTGTCAGTAAAGAGAGCGGTGCCTATGCCTATGCTTCCTTTGTCAGGGCTGTTGAACTTGCACGTAACAAAGAAATTGATGCCATCACTACCCTGCCCATCCATAAAAAAGCATGGGAACTAGCAGGCGTAGCCTATAAAGGTCATACCGATGCCTTGAGAGATTTTTTCGATGCAGAGGCCATTATGATGTTGGGTTCACCTAAGATGTATGTCGCTCTTTTTACCGAACACATACCACTGAAAGAGGTAGCCGGGAGTATCAACGAAAAAGCATTAACAAGATTTCTTATAGACTTTTACCGGACAGCCAAACCTAGTACAGAGGTAGGTGTTCTAGGGTTAAATCCTCATGCAGGAGATGATGGCGTATTGGGTACAGAAGAGCGTATCATAGAAAAAGCCATAGAGAATGCGCACAAAGAATTAGGCACTGAAATATTCAGCGCTCCACTTGTACCGGATGTCGCATTTACACCAAGAGTACGTGCGAACTATACACACTACATTGCTATGTACCATGACCAAGGCCTGGCCCCTCTCAAAGCCTTGTATTTTGATGAAGGGATCAATGTCTCACTGAATCTGCCGATACTTAGAACTTCCGTAGACCACGGCACCGCATTTGATATAGCCTATAAAGGGGTAGAATTAAGCAGTCTAAGTTATCTTAACGCAGTTAAATACATAAGTGATAATTAA
- a CDS encoding tRNA1(Val) (adenine(37)-N6)-methyltransferase codes for MFLYQPTSGYCYNSDSIFLYDFISSFKPKGKLLDVGCGVGIISLLLTRDFNIQTSIIDKQEKMLDYAKHNYALNNLEAQSHLGDFTEWMTDEKFDYIISNPPFYDSSVQQSENTHLNIARYAHHLPIDDFIAKVKTLLKPRGYFIFCYDAKQVDLLLHHLTSYGITVETMQFVHSKIDRESKLVMIAARMGSKSMTKILPPFVVFDEKSVYREKALKAFERANTNSIKGDF; via the coding sequence TTGTTTCTCTATCAACCTACAAGTGGCTACTGCTATAACAGTGACTCAATTTTCTTGTACGACTTCATCTCTTCGTTTAAACCTAAGGGTAAATTGCTTGATGTAGGATGCGGTGTAGGGATCATCTCACTTTTATTGACCCGGGATTTTAACATCCAGACGAGCATTATAGACAAACAGGAAAAGATGCTTGATTATGCAAAACACAATTATGCACTTAATAACCTCGAAGCGCAAAGTCATCTCGGGGATTTTACTGAGTGGATGACGGATGAAAAATTTGACTATATCATCTCAAACCCGCCTTTTTATGACTCAAGCGTGCAACAAAGTGAAAATACGCATTTGAACATTGCAAGATATGCACACCATTTGCCTATAGATGATTTCATAGCCAAGGTCAAAACACTGTTGAAGCCAAGAGGCTATTTTATCTTCTGTTATGATGCAAAGCAGGTCGACCTGTTATTACATCATTTAACTTCTTATGGTATAACTGTTGAAACAATGCAGTTTGTGCATTCTAAAATAGACAGAGAATCCAAACTAGTGATGATCGCAGCGCGTATGGGCTCAAAATCTATGACAAAGATACTTCCCCCATTTGTGGTCTTTGATGAGAAGAGTGTCTATAGAGAGAAAGCGTTAAAAGCATTTGAACGTGCAAATACGAACAGTATAAAAGGTGATTTTTGA
- a CDS encoding GatB/YqeY domain-containing protein yields MSLKEQIKNEIKEAMRSKEIVKRDTLRNIQASIKQIEVDERRDVTDADVEAVLMKYLKQREDAKVQFTEAGRNDLVEKEDAEIAIVKSYLPEPMDDAELESVLKEVIASVGAESMKDMGKVMGAAKAAIGSRADGGRINVMVKKLLS; encoded by the coding sequence ATGAGTTTAAAAGAACAGATAAAAAATGAAATTAAAGAAGCAATGCGCTCAAAAGAGATCGTCAAAAGAGATACACTGAGAAATATTCAAGCCTCTATCAAGCAGATAGAAGTAGACGAGCGAAGAGATGTAACGGATGCTGATGTTGAAGCTGTGTTAATGAAATATTTAAAACAAAGAGAAGATGCCAAAGTACAATTCACAGAAGCGGGACGAAATGACCTTGTAGAAAAAGAAGATGCAGAGATAGCCATAGTCAAATCCTACCTTCCAGAGCCTATGGACGATGCAGAGCTTGAGTCTGTACTGAAAGAGGTGATTGCTTCTGTGGGCGCTGAAAGTATGAAAGATATGGGTAAAGTAATGGGTGCTGCAAAAGCTGCCATAGGAAGCCGAGCCGACGGCGGACGCATCAATGTAATGGTAAAAAAGTTACTAAGTTAA